A genomic region of Sarcophilus harrisii chromosome 6, mSarHar1.11, whole genome shotgun sequence contains the following coding sequences:
- the WFS1 gene encoding wolframin has product MEPEPSPPSPSHLHPQVGRSQLNAAASSAQGDEARDQHHLPTSSPPAAPAAGRPTGPERVEKNEMPKEAAEISFEDLLEKAKAGDPKAQTEVGKHYLKLADEADEELNNCSAVDWLILAAKQGRREAVKLLRRCLADRRGITSENEQEVKKLSSETDLERAVRKAALVMYWKLNPKKKKQVAVSELLENVGQVNEQDGGKQPGPIPKSIQKQRRMLERLVSSESKNYVALDDFVEITKKYAKGIIPSNLCLQDDDDDELAGKSPEDLPLRLRVVKYPLHAIMEIKEYLIELASKAGMHWLSTIVPTHHINALVFFFIISNLTLDFFAFLIPLVVFYLSFVSMVICTLKVFQDSKAWENFRALTDLLLRFEPDLDVEQAEVNFGWNHLEPYAHFLLSVFFVIFSFPLASKEWIPCSELAVVSVFFTAASYMSLSASAEPYTRRALAVEVAAGALSVLRALPLDWPWLGLLGRTFATVPVGQLVVLNIGVPCALFLYLFYLFFRMAQLRGFKGTYCYLVPYLVCFMWCELSVVILFEASGLGLLRASVGYFLFLFALPVLGAGLALMAVVHFSRWFVSLELTKILVTLALCAVPLLLRWWTRANLSVLEMLRSLSRSSVVKLILVWISAVVLFCWFYVYRSEGMKVYNSTLTWPQYGFLCGPRAWKETNMARTQILCSHLEGHRVTWTGRFKYVRVTDIDNSAEAAINMLPFFLGDWLRCLYGEPYPACAPGGAGGPEEELCRLKQLAKHECHIKRFDRYKFEITVGMPYGGGERTPEEDDITKDIVLRASSEFKGVLLSLRQGSLLEFSTVLEGRLGSKWPVFELKAIRCLNCAAQLVPAGRHVKIERDWRSAVHDALKFAFNFFFSPFLSAV; this is encoded by the exons AGATGCCGAAAGAAGCTGCAGAAATATCCTTTGAAGACCTTCTGGAGAAGGCCAAGGCCGGAGACCCCAAGGCGCAGACGGAG GTGGGGAAGCACTACCTGAAATTGGCAGACGAAGCAGATGAAGAGCTGAACAACTGCAGTGCAGTGGACTGGCTGATCCTCGCCGCAAAGCAGGGCCGGCGAGAGGCTGTGAAGCTGCTGCGCCGGTGCCTCGCTGACCGAAGGG GCATCACTTCAGAGAATGAGCAGGAAGTGAAAAAACTGTCCTCGGAGACTGATCTGGAGCGCGCCGTGCGCAAAGCGGCCTTGGTCATGTACTGGAAACTCAACCCCAAGAAGAAAAAGCAGGTGGCCGTGTCGGAGCTTCTAGAAAACGTGGGCCAAGTCAACGAACAAG ATGGCGGAAAGCAGCCCGGCCCCATTCCCAAATCGATCCAGAAGCAGAGGAGAATGCTGGAGCGGTTGGTCAGCAGTGAAT CTAAGAACTATGTGGCTCTGGACGACTTTGTGGAGATCACCAAGAAGTACGCCAAGGGCATCATTCCCAGCAACCTGTGTCTGCAGGATGACGATGATGACGAGCTCGCGGGGAAGAGCCCGGAAGACCTCCCCTTGCGCCTGAGG GTGGTGAAGTACCCGCTGCACGCCATCATGGAGATCAAGGAGTACCTGATCGAGCTGGCCTCCAAGGCTGGCATGCACTGGCTCTCCACCATCGTGCCCACCCACCACATCAACGCCCTggtcttcttcttcatcatcagcAACCTGACGCTGGACTTTTTTGCCTTCCTCATCCCCCTGGTGGTCTTCTACCTGTCCTTTGTCTCCATGGTGATCTGCACGCTCAAGGTCTTCCAGGACAGCAAGGCCTGGGAGAACTTCCGCGCCCTCACCGACCTGCTGCTGCGCTTCGAGCCCGACCTGGACGTGGAGCAGGCCGAGGTCAACTTCGGCTGGAACCACCTGGAGCCCTACGCGCACTTCCTGCTCTCTGTCTTCTTCGTCATCTTCTCCTTCCCGCTGGCCAGCAAGGAGTGGATCCCCTGCTCGGAGCTGGCCGTGGTCTCTGTTTTCTTCACGGCCGCCAGCTACATGAGCCTCAGTGCCTCGGCCGAGCCCTACACGCGGCGCGCGCTGGCCGTGGAGGTGGCGGCCGGTGCGCTCTCCGTGCTGCGTGCCCTGCCCCTCGACTGGCCCTGGCTGGGCCTGCTGGGCCGCACCTTCGCGACCGTGCCCGTGGGCCAGCTGGTGGTGCTCAATATCGGCGTGCCCTGTGCCCTCTTCCTCTACCTCTTCTACCTCTTCTTCCGCATGGCGCAACTGAGGGGCTTCAAGGGCACCTACTGTTACCTGGTGCCCTACCTGGTGTGCTTCATGTGGTGCGAGCTGTCAGTGGTCATCCTGTTCGAGGCCTCGGGCCTGGGCCTGCTGCGCGCCTCCGTCGGttacttcctcttcctcttcgCCCTGCCCGTGCTGGGCGCGGGCCTGGCGCTCATGGCCGTGGTCCACTTCTCACGCTGGTTCGTCTCCCTGGAGCTCACCAAGATCCTGGTGACGCTGGCGCTGTGCGCCGTGCCGCTGCTGCTGCGCTGGTGGACGCGCGCCAACCTCTCCGTGCTGGAGATGCTGCGCTCGCTGAGCCGCAGCTCCGTGGTCAAGCTCATCCTGGTCTGGATCTCGGCCGTGGTGCTCTTCTGCTGGTTCTACGTCTACCGCTCCGAGGGCATGAAGGTCTACAACTCCACGCTGACCTGGCCGCAGTACGGCTTCCTGTGCGGGCCGCGTGCCTGGAAGGAGACCAACATGGCACGCACGCAGATCCTCTGCAGCCACCTGGAGGGCCACAGGGTCACCTGGACTGGCCGCTTCAAGTACGTGCGTGTCACCGACATCGACAACAGCGCTGAGGCCGCCATCAACATGCTGCCCTTCTTCCTTGGGGACTGGCTCCGGTGCCTGTACGGCGAGCCCTACCCCGCCTGTGCGCCCGGGGGTGCCGGCGGCCCCGAAGAGGAGCTCTGCCGCCTCAAGCAGCTGGCCAAGCACGAGTGCCACATCAAGAGGTTCGACAGGTACAAGTTCGAAATCACCGTGGGCATGCCCTATGGCGGCGGCGAGCGCACACCCGAGGAGGACGACATCACCAAGGACATTGTGCTGAGGGCCAGCAGCGAGTTCAAGGGCGTGCTGCTGAGCCTGCGGCAGGGCAGCCTCCTCGAGTTCAGCACCGTGCTCGAGGGCCGCCTGGGCAGCAAGTGGCCCGTCTTCGAGCTGAAGGCCATCCGCTGCCTCAACTGTGCCGCGCAGCTCGTGCCCGCTGGCCGCCACGTGAAGATCGAGCGCGACTGGAGGAGCGCTGTGCACGACGCCCTCAAGTTCGCCTTCAacttcttcttctcccccttcttgTCAGCCGTTTGA